From Populus alba chromosome 16, ASM523922v2, whole genome shotgun sequence:
GATATGGTAAGTTAGGCAACCACCACCAGGTTTGTCGTTTTATATTTGATGGGTAATAACCCAGCTAAACGACACCTCTTAGGTTGTTGGCCTGGGTTTTGGTAAGGGCTAGATtctcttgcttttcttttttcttttttttatctaaagcatgaaacaataattattgtaaaataaactaataaaaaaatctctctaCGGACACCATTTTTTCTTCACCTAATCGTCAACACATGGACTCAGTTGTTGAAGATCaataaattctcaaccaattttcAGAGTGAAAGAGCATTGAATTCAACCTATATATAGTGCCCCATAACCCAGTCCCGtattatttatccaaaaaatagaaatcacaCAGAAGCCAAAAAGCTTCCATATCCACCAAAAATGGCACCCGCTCAAACCACCACACTCAAGAACGCACTGGTCTTCGTCCCAGCACCAGGAATTGGTCATCTTGTATCAGTCATGGAGTTTGCAAAACGTTTGCTTGAAAGAGATGACAGTTTCTCCATCACAATGCTTCTTATGTCCCCACCGTTTGCACATGATGTTACAACCTATGTTGAGAAACTCAATGCATCTCACCCAGAATTTCAATTCCTTGGTCTGCCTACCGTAACCCCACCACCCCTAGAAGATGTTCTTGCTTGTCCTGAACATTTTGTGTCAGTTTTCATCGCGGATCATAAGAACCATGTTAAGGATATGATTGTCAACCATGTTTTGTCCAACAAGTCAGTTAAACTTGCTGGTTtggttcttgatttgttttgtacTGCCTTTGTTGATGTTGCCAAGGACCTTGGTGTCccttcttatattttctttgcttCTGGTGCTGCTTTTCTTGGTTCCATGCTTTACCTTCCTGATAGATTTGACAAGGGAGGAGTCACCTACAAACCAACCGATCCTGACTCTATTATCCCTAGTTACATCAACCCAGTTCCCTCCAGGGTGTTGCCAAGTTTGTTGTTCCATGATGGTGGGTATTCAACCTTCGTAAGCCATGCTAGGAAATTCAAGGAGGCAAAGGGTATCATTGTCAATACATTTGCAGAGCTAGAATCCCATGCTGTTAACTATCTTAATGGCGAGGCAGGTGTACCCCATGTTTACACTGTGGGGCCAGTGGTTGATCACAAGGGCAACAGTCCAGTAGCTGATGGGAACCAACGTGAAGAGATCATGAACTGGCTCGATGCTCAGCCAGAGAAATCTGTGGTGTTTCTGTGCTTCGGAAGTCAAGGGAGCTTCGGTGTGCCTCAATTGAAAGAGATTGCACTTGGGCTTGAGCAAAGTGGCCAAAGGTTCTTGTGGTCTATTAGGAGGCCACCTTCTCAAGAATCTTTGAACCCCGGTGAAGTTAATGATTTTAGTGAGCTTTTGCCAGAAGGGTTTCAGGGCAGGACAAAAAATGTAGGGTTTATTTGTGGGTGGGCTCCTCAAGTTGAAGTCTTAGCCCATAAAGCCACAGGTGCGTTTGTGTCCCATTGTGGATGGAACTCAATTTTGGAGAGTACTTGGTATGGCGTGCCTGTTGTAACATGGCCCCTGTATGGTGAGCAACAAATCAATGCATTCCAGTTGGTAAAGGACGCCGGAGTGGCCATTGAAATGAAAATGGATTACAGGAAGGACGGCGGTGAGGTGGTGAAGGCAgaccaagtagcaaaagcaGTGAAGGATGTGATTGAAGGTGCTAGTGACGTGAAAAGCAAGGTTAAAGCAATGAGTGAAACTGGCAGGAAAGCACTGTTGGAGGGTGGATCTTCATATGTGGCGTTTGAAACCTTGGTTGGTGTTTTGTCAGGAAACAAGGCTTGAAGAACTTACACGCCATGTTAAAATCTGAGGTTGATTCTTCACTTACGTATGTTACCTCTTGTCTTGGTTCTTTTGGGTGATGATGCCAGTGCTATGCTTCAACCCTGTTAGATTTGCTTTTGGTCaatcttcctttttttatttctttttcttttttgtctacTATGATGAGTTCATGTCTGGTCCCCCTCTTGTACTCTCAATagtcaacaataaaattatctctcaatttatcaagaaaagaagTTGTTTATCTAGTAGTCTagtgataaaaatttaagatcaagaggtttattttatttgtaatctCAGGTTTGAGTTCTGaattgctcatatgatggttattggaggcttacatggtcgtaacttcagggcccgtgaaattagtcgaggtgcgtaTAAACTGACCCGGATATccatgttaaactaaaaaaaaaaaaaagagagagttgtCCAtgatttgaaagaattaatttcaTGCCACCTCTGTGCATGCATCAGGGAATGGAGCAGTTGTTGTCTTGTTTATGTTTGTACAAAAAAAGCACTAAAATAAACCTCATTGCAGTTCCTCTGTGAAAatcttctcttatttaattgaaCAATTCTGTATccaatagtttattttttttatatattaaataaggtAAGAGTCTCTTTCACAATTATAATTAGACCGTTTATAAGATTACCATATGAGATCCAAAGTCCTTTAAAGCTTTCATTGAAACAAAAACCTTAGTTGTATCTAATAGTTTATTAGCCAATCTTGATCACTTCAGGTTAAAgagaaaattacaaagaaatcTAATTTTCCTAATTAAAATATCACTCGattaatttcaagattaaacttgttcaaaactcaaaatctaaagatttttttttaattgtgtggTTCTCATACCttttaaaaaacagtttatAAGTCATCAATAACTATGACAAAAGATAGCGACTAAATTTAGATCGAGAGTTGATGTcttccactaaaaaaaaaaaaaaaaaaagatgaactaCTCTAACAAGCTATGGTTCCAAAGTCAAATCATATCATGTGGAATACAAACGTGTTTCCTTCAATGGATCGACTATTTATGAGGGCACTTAAGTAATAAAGACAAACcaatctataaataaatttataaattttttattattattattaatatagatatctaAGTTAGTTcatcataatttaattaattttataaattttaaaattaataattatataaatttttaataattctaataTAAAGTGTTTAATGATACTGAGAGTGggataaattattgaattttcttttccatgtgAAATAGAAACTTGTACATTTTCCTGCTTTCCCACTATAACTGTGTGACATCAGCCTGATAATTTCCTAAATCATGAATCAACACAAACAAAACTGGCCgaccatttttttatgttttatgtttttttttccaaaagaaaattCCCACGAAGTAATTCTTCATAGGGTACCTATAAGAAAGTCTTAATCATGCTATTTcctattttaatagaaaattattgattttttttaatttctcttattgTAATGGTTAATTTAGAATATTCTTAGCCTTATTTTTTCACaccaaaaatttattatttaatcttagaaataattagttaaagatttctttttccttattcgTGAGAACTTAATTTAACTAAAACTCAAATATAAATGTTAGTGAcctttaaaaatcactttaaatctttagttaaagttttatttttaactgaaaaataCATTCTTTCCAATTCTAAATTTCCATCCCAactttttcatgatttaaacTTAAAACATGTTATATACATAAAATTCGAGTATCAATAgcttatttcaataaataaaaaaaattaattttaatgattatGAATTCTTCTTTTATAATGTAAGGAGATTCATGAGAAACTACCTCCGTTTTATATTATAATCTAAAATGTTTTACTTCTCCCGATGGAAAAAAAGTTGAGTTATGTTaatgaaaaatctaatattaagtGTTGGAAGCGTAgttataaaatccaaaacatCTAACGGATGGAAATGTAACCATATCGGTttgtgttaaataaaaaatagatcaaggCATATATCAATCTGGcctaaacttataaaaaatacttgcaACCAATtctgttaactttttttttaaaagaattttttaattaaaataatattattttatttatttatttatttatttatcaatttatgtTGACTCTCTCAAATCACACCTCGTGTGGGGGTTGGCCTCCGAGTTAGCTATGGTAAGAAGTTTTATTGGAACAAAACTAGAGTGGTGCCCGTTCTATGCCATGGATTcacataatttttctaatacAATATTTAGGTATCGTGAACACGcttaaaaagataaagagaaatataataatttgggTTATAATTCTGACAAACTAAATAAACTAGCTTTATTtgaatcatatgaaaaaaaaaaaaaagaagaagaaagaagacaatgatagcaaacaaaaatatatataaatcatgataacatggggaaaaaaaaactttatccaAGAGTAAAAAAgatgatgttgttttaatttttagtcaACTAAACATGGAATCATGaaatatgataaaaacaattggTGTGAGCAAACTCAAACCAACATGGTAGACATGTATATAATATGAACATTAAGGGGTGAGCTGGTCCAAATGATATGAGAAACATGTGTTATAGGTCATGCAGTCGAGATAAttcaatagaaaaagaaattgaagaaaacaacatgtaaaaaaaaatatcggacaatgatatcaaaaaaagaaaacaagataaaaaaaaagatgttaatctctgttaacttttcaaattcatgacCTAAGTCATCATAGCAGAAGcgatatatatgaaaaaaaatcaagaaatccaATACCtatgaaaaaacacaattaaggatgaaataaaataaaatcacataaataaatccaaaataaaaaataacaattaaaagaattagggttaaattaaaataagaaataaattaaagggcaacaataaattttaaattcgaaGTTAAAttggaaagaataaaaacattataaaaaatcaaaagaatgaggataaaaaaaaaaaacaatacactactattgtgtaaataaatgaaaaaaaaaagttgacaatgataaataaaaatgtaatctaagaaattaagagacaaatatagatcaaaatatttaatatcacaaCACAAGTCATTTACCTAGTTTTATTTAATggatttgtttattaaaatcattttctaatataaatggacatacacataaaatttatgaaataaaataaaacaaaaaaaaaatagcatggaAGACtgctcatattaaaaatattataaaaaaataaatatttttttattttaaaaaataaatttaaaatatattaaatataaaagaaaaaaaaatgaggtcataCATTGTCAGGCATAGTAAGCCAAAACTAATGCCTAACCCATCAATAAAGGACCCACGCGTGcggattttaatttatttttaagttaatgggACAAACAACAATTCACCCGTCCCaattctttgaaaacaaatagaCAATGCATTATTTGGAAAACTCATATTGTAGTTGCTACGATAGCTAAAATAACAAGATTCCtgttttttcactcaaaaatctgtttttgacccaaaacacctaagaaacaatataaaaattttattagcCAATTCATGACttataaaaacacacaaaaaaaggtctcaaaacccaaaataaagAATCTTTCCAaactcaaatatgttttttaggcGCTTTCCAAGGTAGAGAAAAACACATAATTTGAACTTTCTTCATTATATAGAACCATTTGACACAAAACCAATCGTTTTGATGGCAGAAGTTGTTGTCAATGACAACTTTTACTATTTATGTCGGAATCTGGCAAGTCCATTCTTTTATCTgcccaaaaaaactaaaaagaaaaaaaaataaagtttgatattaattttttttttttaaaaaaatagaaagactgATTCtctaataactaaaaaagataatgaaataaaataaacctaTCAAACAAATCTCAAAGCGCCacctatgtattttttttatatatatatattttagttttttttatctttcaactcatctctctctctaaaaataaaattggatactaatttatgtttaaataaacttaattataaaattaaaagaagttcaaagaaccaaattgaagattctaaaaaaaaatcacagtgaAACGAAATACCTCTTCTagtttttaatgtaataataattcttaattaattctgAAAAAGACGAACGTCAGTGCCAAATGATGGGCATTAATGACTTAGATAGGAGAGAGTATAAAAAAGCTAATTTGTGATCTTTGTCGCACACAGACAATCTCCACTTCGCACATGAATCGTCGTGCCCATCTCTTCTTTTCACCTTAAAAGACTCCTTTCCTTTTTCGCTTTTCAAAATTGAGTGGAGCACCGCATCTGGCATCCTCAAGCAAAGAAACCGAGAAGAAAACAGTGTGCTTCCCAGAAACTAGTGGAAACCACaatattctttcttctttcttccaagAGTGGCCTTTTTCATGTAAATGTAAACGCTTGCCTGTAGACAAACGTGGATCAACCGTTGTCCACCCTTTTGCCTTCCACGTGTTCTGTACACAGTTGGATATTTATTCATCAAAAGGATCGGCCCCAAAAGGGTTTGgtcctctccttctcttcttgtATATAGCGCAAGAGTGCAAAAATCAAAGGgaagggaagaaagaaagaaatggaggaTGGGGAGATGTACAGCATGATGAAGGTATGGCTCTCAATCTTTGCATCTCTAACTTACTGCTATATCATAGGAAAGATGATCCCAAAAGGTGTTACAAGGCTTCTCTGTGTGCTACCAATTGTTtgtctatttcttcttcttcctctagaACTCACCTCTATTCATTTTGGAGGGATGACATCTTTCTGCGTTGCTTGGCTTGCGAATTTCAAGCTCTTGCTTTTCGCGTTTGGCAAAGGCCCTTTGTGTCTAGACCCAAAGATCTCATTTGGTCGATTTGTTTCTGTTGCTTGTTTTCCCATCAAAGTCCTACAAATCCCACCTCAAAAACCAAATCTAAATGGCCATGGCCATGAAAACCAAGctcaaaaatcaaatctaaatggCCAAGATAGGCAAAAATTAATCTCTAGAAAGGGCCCTCGTAAATCATTCCTAAATTATGCAACCAAGGGTCTTCTTTTGGCAATGGTGGTGGCTTCATATGACTATAGTGATTATATCCATCCAAAAATCATATGGCTCTTGTATTGTttccacatatatttttttcttgacataTTCCTAGCCATGTTGGCATCGGTGGTTCGAACCCTTTCAGGGCTTGAGCTAGAGCCACAATTCAATGACCCTTACCTCTCGACTTCGCTTCAAGACTTTTGGGGGAGAAGATGGAACCTCATGGCAACAAGCATCCTACGCCCGATTGCGTACGATCCCATCCTCTACACGTGTAAGAACTTCATTGATCGCAGGTGGGCCCAGGGCATAGCAATTTTGGGTACCTTTCTAGTGTCTGCGCTCATGCATGAGCTCATTTTCTACTACCTCGGACGCGCGAAGCCCACGTGGGAGGTCACTTGGTTCTTTTTGCTACATGGAGTGTGTTTACCGGTCGAGATTACTTTGAAAAGGGCTGTTAACGGCAGGTGGCAGATTCCCAGGCCGATGCAAACTATATTGACCATTGGATTTGTGATATCTACCGGCTTTTGGCTGTTTTTCCCACCATTTCTTGCGTGTAAAGCAGGTGTTAGGGCAATTGAAGAGTACGCGGCTGTACGCGAGTATTTGAAGGAAGCTGGTCATGCTTATTTTCCTTGGatttttcaacaaatataacGGCTTGTAAATATCTAAGATTTGAGCAGATTTTGATTGAATGAACGGTTCTGATTTGATGCAAATCTacgaaattacaaaaataagcATGGTGGTTGTAGTTATGATTTATGTACTCACTCGATTTTTTTCCGGTATTCGGGCGGGTCaatttttcaaacataaaaaaaaaagatctaaacaGATATTTAGatgaagaaaatttcaatgaataatttaattaacctGTAACACGGGAtaactgcaaaaacaaaaaaaataggaacCTTAAGGCTCAATAAAACTAATTtcaaaaaggaattaaaaaaaaaattaatataagtcAAATCAAGTTTACTTTATTAACAAATCACttgtgatataaaattaaaattaatggatcaaagttaaattaataaaaaaatattaatagaaaatTGAGTCATCTTGTattatcttaaaattcttaacaAATTTGCGactcataataatattataaaaatgaaaatcataaaaaaaaaaaaatctcaagacccattaaaagataaatttttttaaaaaataatgaatctaaaacaatttatattaacTTAATTAACATGTGATCCGggatattcatataaaaaaaaaggaaacgaaaagaaaggaaaggaaaaggcttaagaccctatagtttgatgtcaatttttttttaaaaaacgttgaaaaaaaaaactaaagtcaaATCGGGACTAATCTTTAAATTAACAATCCTAGTtataagatcgagataaccctggataaataaaagaagtctggaataaaatttttaatcatacaaaaaagaaaaagaaaaaaaagcataattaaaagataaaataaatggtaAGACAACCTTAATTTTTGGTTGAGTTGACATGAATTTCAAGGAGAGATGAGAGAAAATAAAGGGAGGAGAAAAAACTCAACCACCACCAATTCATCGTGATTTGAGCAACATGCGTCATCTCATCAACTTTGTCTTCAACTTTGTCTTGGACATTTCAAACGACATGACAATTGAGAAATTTTGGTTGCCCGGAATGGCACGGAACAATATGGGTGGTATGCACTTGTTGGCgcatgcactttttttttttttattattattattatttatatatgaaaatattaatttttcctgGATCCAAATAGAGCataacaacaacacaaaaattatatgaaaaatactaaaatattccttttatcctttaattttttttatatacttttaaggatatttatataatttaattgtgtaaaaaaaatataaagtacttcaatcaatttgaaaatgacttttgaactcctgagaaaaaaatatcattttacctTAACTAGTAAGGCAAAAACTCTGTGCAGgagaataaaaaagtaataactACGTTGTGCGCGTCCACAATAAATTACCTCAAAATCTATCATAATTCATAAAACACCGatctttttagagttttttttataatttgagcaAACATGAACCCCATCATTAAAAAGATAAGAGCATAGAACTCAAAAAAAGGCATAGGatgaattcatgaaaaaaattctatgccttttccaaaaaacaaaaagggaaaaggggattgtaattttaaaattctagtgtattttttattatttattaaaatatattgatttaatatagagattgtaattttaataccatttaatttataatagagATTTAGTTTTGATTGATGCATAAGTTTCgaattaaataaaagtaatgAGCGATGATAGGAGTGCTTTGGTATAAGAATATCTTGGTATTTGTCATTactaacaaggaaaaaaaaatgtatttatgtgtaaataataataataatcaaggaagaaaaatataaaggaaaacTTGTTAGAAGCCATCTAGACTTTATTGATTCCATCGCTCATTTCTACTTAGTAATTTCTCTTATGCATATAATTGACGGTTCATGATCATGGAAACTTAGGATTTGCATGCACACACgtgaaattatttaatttttgaagttaatattaatttgagagttgttaaataaattaataatacttTGTACAAAGATTCAAGTGGATGTgttatagattattttattgtatgttATATATAGGAATAGGTGTGGACAGTCGCCTCAAgcgatatataatttttttagataaaatatttagcagacatttcaaaacatataattaaagatttttttcaaagatcaattaataaaaattttgtcaACATAAGAATGCATTGATCATACTTTATACAAAATAACTAAATtcgaataaattattttaaaacatatttgtgTATTGAATGGTAATATTATGAGGTGACTTCttcattcattattttatagtatttaattgaTCAGTAAATCTAAAATGGAATTAAATtgctaagtttttttaaatttatgagaaCTTGTTATTGTAAATAGAAAAATGCTCATGAAATTCAATTCATActaattatctctttttttttccttaaaaatgcTCAAACTCCAACTAGCCAGgcttcaaaatcaaaagaaaactctaaattaaaacaatgaagGATGTAATTTATCTGATTggattttatgtttgttttttagaagtCATTAGTTCGAGTCTTATAAATATTAGGATCGctagagatttatataattattaatttcagggcctgtaaaattagttaaaatatacaCAAACAAGCTAAAATatccacattaaaaagaaaaaaaaaagaaaagaaaagaaaagaaagctctAAATTAGCCCGATTTAAACCATGATCATGTCCAAAATTTCTATGGGCTCAAGTCCAAATATTTATACTGGCTCACTGCCTTCGGCGGTCCACTAAAGTAATATTCTCGAGCATAAACCAATATTTATACGTGCAAGCGTGTCAGGAGAATTTCAGAATCAAGGCTATCAAGAAGTACCAATTTAAAGTTTGATCAAGTCTATTCTGACTCTATAGGATAAAAAATTGGCCTAATAAATTAGGTTTATCGAAAAACACTTCTTGATTTATTCATCATCAAGTATTGGTATTTTGTCATGGTAAATATTATACTCCTACTTGACAAATaagcattaatttaatatattttcaaataaaaaaactttcaaaaataaattaaactgtaTTATCACGGGTTGGGCTTCGAGCTCATTGGCCCATCACATGTTTTGTTTGATCACGAAGCATTAGCAGCAGCGTGCATGTTTGTGCCTCACATTCATCAAGCTATTCCCGGCTGGCCTGCCTGGTCTCACTCAGCTATAACTCAGGTGACCAGACCAACTAGCAGTCCACCTATACTGCTAGCTACAATAATATCCATCATGGGAACAGCAGCAGCCAAGTGAAACAGGGAGCTGACGGCTAGAGAAAGTGGTTCAAAATATCTTAGAAAGAGACTGGGAGTGGTTGCTGGTGTTTAATGAGAGAGTCTAAATCATGGGTTCAAGTgaaaatgagaggtgagttgAACCACTTCCTTCAACAAATATAGAGTGCAAGAGTCTCCTTCAACAATCACATCTTGAGAGTGAAAATGGGAGGTGAACTGGGCAGCTTTCTCTTGGTATGGGTATCAGCTGTGGCATTGCTTTGCTACTGTCACAAGATAGGTCAGTTAACCCACGGAGGCACAACCAGGCTTCTTGCAATCTTGCCAGTCGTATGCATCTTTCTTGTCATGCCTCTCGGCATCCTTAGTCTGAGTGTTAGAGGTCTtacttctttcttcctctgctgGCTTGCCACCTTCAAGCTCCTTCTCTTTGTCGTCGATCAAGGCCCTCTGTCATCCAACCCGCCCCTCTCCTTGCCACGTTTCGTTGCCTCTGCTTGCTTTCCTATCAAGATTCAACAAGACCCTGCACCAACAGGATCACCTCATGATCAAGAGCTTGTAAATGTCGATGATAATCAAGATGTTGAGAAGCTCGTGAATGCTGAAGACAGAGACACCCCATCTCAAAAAATAGCCCCAAAAGGCCTTAAATCTCATCTAAACTACGCCTTGAAGTTTCTCCTACTAGTCATATTTGGTTGCATCTATACCAAGGAAGACTATTTCCATCCAAAATTTATATTGTTCCTCTATGTTATCCACATTTATATTGCTCTAGAATTAATCTTGGCCATGTTTGGAGCCCTAGCTCGAGCCTGTCTCGGTGTAGAACTCGAGCCACAATTTGAGGAGCCATACCTCGCCAGCTCTTTGCAAGACTTCTGGGGTAAGAGATGGAACCTAATGGTCACTAACATCCTGCATCCAACTGTATACAGTCCAATCCGGTCAACTTTTAGCCGTTGGATTGCAAAAAAGTGGGCTTCATTACCGGCTGTGATGGGTACATTTTTAGTCTCTGGTCTCATGCACGAGCTGATTTTCCTCCACATTGGGCGCCAAAAGCCAAAGTGGGAGGTCACATGCTTCTTTCTCTTGCATGGTTTTTGCTTGGCTATTGAAATAGGTatcaagagagaaataaagggTACGTGGGGATTGCCTAGAGTGGTGGCAGCGCCGCTTGTGGTGGGGTTTGTGGTGGTTACTGCCATGTGGTTGTTCATGCCCACCGTGGTTCGTTGCAAGATTGATGCTGAGGCACGGATGGAGACtattgctttcattaattttgtgaaaGGTGTTTATATCTACTTGAAAGATGTTTTCATAAATCATAATGATCATAAATTTTAGACTAGCACCTAATTTTGTCGCAATAACTATAAGTTGTTGAAGCCAGAACCTGTATCGGCAAGACGGCAAGCACATTTATAAActtcatttattaaaatcttaGACGGGTTcgaaattttgtttaataattgcTCCCATGCATGCATAGTTTAAAACAATATACCAGCTGTTTGATAAAAACCATGATGAAGATATTTATTCGATATGCCCAGTACTTTATTGCAATATACCCTAGGATATCGTCTAATTAagtagcataaaaaaataacattttgtttCTATCTTCTACATAACAAAAAtgaatattgaattgataaaaatatggttagttaaaaaattaaaaatataaatacaaaaaataaaataaaataatgaattagtAGAGGCAAGAGATAAAAGttgtcaaaaatcaatttaattcaaaaatttaaattattagataaaattaaataatatgatttatattaatctttAACACATCCTTCAAGTgaaagttttttgaatttaaaatttgtacACGCTTACACTATAttgtacttgatttttattaaataaataaagatgatgtGATTTAAATTCGTGACCGCGTGGTCATTAAGACTcagatatcatgttaaaaaataaattcaacttaaaaatttaaattattagataaaatctcataatataatttatattaatctctaagataaacataaaataaatatacatctAAGATAACTGGCAGGGAaacatatcatttttattttattattattattattattattattattattattattattcaagacactaatcaaatattttctaaaaaaatttcaactaattttttttttttaaatgaaagacACAATGTTCTTTTAtactgaaataaaaacaaaacataatatataagagtagaattaattaagaatataggattttaagaaataattcatttgaGATCGTTAAACCCATATCAAATACGTACTCAACGAGTAAAAAGCTATATGAAATAGGTCATTTGAAAAGGAATCCAAAGGACATTCTTCTTGGTCTACTAAGGAGGTAGAG
This genomic window contains:
- the LOC118037243 gene encoding anthocyanidin 3-O-glucosyltransferase 2; this encodes MAPAQTTTLKNALVFVPAPGIGHLVSVMEFAKRLLERDDSFSITMLLMSPPFAHDVTTYVEKLNASHPEFQFLGLPTVTPPPLEDVLACPEHFVSVFIADHKNHVKDMIVNHVLSNKSVKLAGLVLDLFCTAFVDVAKDLGVPSYIFFASGAAFLGSMLYLPDRFDKGGVTYKPTDPDSIIPSYINPVPSRVLPSLLFHDGGYSTFVSHARKFKEAKGIIVNTFAELESHAVNYLNGEAGVPHVYTVGPVVDHKGNSPVADGNQREEIMNWLDAQPEKSVVFLCFGSQGSFGVPQLKEIALGLEQSGQRFLWSIRRPPSQESLNPGEVNDFSELLPEGFQGRTKNVGFICGWAPQVEVLAHKATGAFVSHCGWNSILESTWYGVPVVTWPLYGEQQINAFQLVKDAGVAIEMKMDYRKDGGEVVKADQVAKAVKDVIEGASDVKSKVKAMSETGRKALLEGGSSYVAFETLVGVLSGNKA
- the LOC118037245 gene encoding acyl-CoA--sterol O-acyltransferase 1 — encoded protein: MEDGEMYSMMKVWLSIFASLTYCYIIGKMIPKGVTRLLCVLPIVCLFLLLPLELTSIHFGGMTSFCVAWLANFKLLLFAFGKGPLCLDPKISFGRFVSVACFPIKVLQIPPQKPNLNGHGHENQAQKSNLNGQDRQKLISRKGPRKSFLNYATKGLLLAMVVASYDYSDYIHPKIIWLLYCFHIYFFLDIFLAMLASVVRTLSGLELEPQFNDPYLSTSLQDFWGRRWNLMATSILRPIAYDPILYTCKNFIDRRWAQGIAILGTFLVSALMHELIFYYLGRAKPTWEVTWFFLLHGVCLPVEITLKRAVNGRWQIPRPMQTILTIGFVISTGFWLFFPPFLACKAGVRAIEEYAAVREYLKEAGHAYFPWIFQQI
- the LOC118037244 gene encoding acyl-CoA--sterol O-acyltransferase 1, translating into MGGELGSFLLVWVSAVALLCYCHKIGQLTHGGTTRLLAILPVVCIFLVMPLGILSLSVRGLTSFFLCWLATFKLLLFVVDQGPLSSNPPLSLPRFVASACFPIKIQQDPAPTGSPHDQELVNVDDNQDVEKLVNAEDRDTPSQKIAPKGLKSHLNYALKFLLLVIFGCIYTKEDYFHPKFILFLYVIHIYIALELILAMFGALARACLGVELEPQFEEPYLASSLQDFWGKRWNLMVTNILHPTVYSPIRSTFSRWIAKKWASLPAVMGTFLVSGLMHELIFLHIGRQKPKWEVTCFFLLHGFCLAIEIGIKREIKGTWGLPRVVAAPLVVGFVVVTAMWLFMPTVVRCKIDAEARMETIAFINFVKGVYIYLKDVFINHNDHKF